The DNA region CATTACCCTGGAGCTCAAGTACGTGGGCGGCAAACCCGCGGTCGCCGGTTTGAAGAAGATTTCCAAGCCTGGTCGTCGTGTTTATGTCCCCGCTACGGATATCCCGCGCGTGCAGAATGGCCTTGGCATCTGCATCCTGTCCACGTCCAAGGGACTTCTCGCCGGCCAGAAGGCCACCGAAGCCCACGTGGGCGGCGAAGTCCTGTGTGAAATCTGGTAGAGGACAATACAATGTCTCGTATAGGCAAACTGACGATTCCGGTGCCCTCCGGCGTGGAAGTCCAGTTCAAGGACGATGAAATCCACGTCAAAGGCCCCAAAGGCGCTCTGACCACGCCGACGCACGAGTCCGTGAAGTACGAGCTCGAGGACGGTAACATCCGCGTGTCCCGCGCGGACGAATCCCGCCTTGCCCGTGCCCAGCACGGCCTGCGCCGGACCCTCCTGGCCAATGCCATCGAAGGTGTGTCCAAGGGCTTTGAGAAGTCCCTGGAAGTCATCGGCGTGGGCTACAAGGTCAACGTCAAGGGCAACACCATTGAGCTGGCCGTGGGCTACTCCCACCCCGTGCTCATGGAGCTGCCCAAGGGCATGGAGGCTAAGGTCGAAGGCAATAAACTCACCATCATGGGCATCGACAAGCAGATGGTGGGCGAGATGGCGGCGCGTATTCGCCGTGTTCGCGAACCCGAACCCTACAAGGGCAAGGGCATCAAGTACACGACCGAGACCATCCGTCGCAAAGCCGGTAAGTCCGGCGGCAAGTAAGAGGGATATGAATCATGAAGCTCAGCAAGGAACAAGCCCGCAGACGGCGCAAAATGCGCATCCGCAAGAAGATTCGCGGCACCTCCGAGCGGCCCCGTCTTGTCGTCTTCCGGTCCAACTCGTCTATCTACGCACAGCTCGTGGACGACAACGCCGGCGCGACCATCGCCGCCTCTTCCTCTCTGTCTCTGGGCAAAGCCAAAGGCGAGTCCATGAAGGCAAACAAGGATTCTGCGGCCGAAGTGGGCAAGGACATCGCCCGCCTCGCCAAGGAGCACAACATTGAAGAGGTGGTCTTCGACCGCAATGGGTACATCTATCACGGCCGCGTCAAATCCCTCGCCGACGGCGCCAGGGAAGGCGGGCTCAAGTTCTAGGAACGGCCATGGAAACTAACGACCTCGGATTCATAGAGAAGATCGTCTACTTGAACCGCGTTGCCAAAGTGGTCAAGGGCGGACGCCGCTTCAGCTTCTCCGCCCTCGTTGTCGTGGGCGACGGCCAGGGTTCGGTCGGCTTCGGACTCGGCAAGGCCCAGGAAGTGCCTGAAGCCATCCGCAAAGCTACGGAACGCGCGCGCAAGGACATGGTTAAGGTCCCGCTCATCGACGGTACGCTGCCTTACGAGATTCTCGGCCGCTACGGCGCCGGTCGCGTTCTGCTGAAGCCCGCTTCCAAGGGTACCGGCATCATCGCCGGCGGCCCGGTGCGCGCTGTCATGGAAGCATGCGGTGTTTCGGACATCCTGACCAAGGCCATCGGCACCAACAACCCGCACAACGTGCTCCACGCCACCATGGCTGGCCTGTCCTCCCTGCGTAACGCAGACGAGGTGGGCGCCATCCGCGGCAAGGAGCTTCATACGCCGAGAAAGTAGGGACGAACGCAATGCCTACCGTGACTCTGAAGAAAAGCCTCATCGGCTGCAATCCTACCCAGCGTAGGACCCTTGCCGCCATGGGCTTGAGAAAAATCCGGCAAGAGAAGACCCTGCCCGACAACAAGTCGACCTGGGGCATGATCGAGACCGTCAAGCATCTTGTCGAGGTAAAAGAATCATGAAGCTGAACGATCTCTATCCATTCCCGGAAGAGCGCAAGAATCGCAAGCGCGTGGGTCGTGGCTCCGCCTCCGGCTGGGGCTGCACCTCCGGCAAGGGTAACAAGGGCCAGAACTCCCGTGCAGGCGGCGGCGTCCGTCCCGGTTTTGAGGGCGGCCAGATGCCCCTGAACCGTCGGCTGCCCAAGCGCGGATTCAAGAATCCCTTCCGCACCGAGTACGCCCCGGTGAACCTCGACGACCTGATTCAGGCCTTCGAGGGGCAGAGCGCCATCACCGTCGAGGACATCTACGCCAAGGGCCTGTGCAAGAAGGACATGCCCGTGAAGGTTCTCGGCCGTGGCGAAGTGTCGGCTGCAGTCACCGTTGAAGCCCACCGCTTCAGCGCCTCTGCCGCCGAGAAGATCGCCAAGGCTGGCGGCTCTGCCAAGTCGCTGGAAGGACAGTCTGTGGAACCCAATGCCGCCGCTGGCGGAGAAGAGTAGGGGGAGTCTGTGGCCCTTTCCGGAGTCGAGAATCTCGCGCGCCTGCCTGAGCTGCGCAAGAAGCTTTTTTGGACCTTCTTGCTGCTCGCGGTGTACCGCGTCGGCATCCACGTTCCCGTACCGGGCGTGGACGTCAGCGCTCTGCAGGAGTTCTTCGCCAGTGCGCAGAACACCCTGTTCGGCCTCTTCGACATGTTCTCCGGCGGCGGCCTGCGCAACCTGTCCATCTTCGCGCTGGGCATCATGCCCTACATCTCCGCTTCCATTATTATCCAGCTGCTCACCGTGGCGAGCCCCGAGCTCAAGCGGCTGCAGAAGGAGGAAGGGGAGGCCGGCCGCAAGAAGATCACGCAGTACACCCGCTACGGCACCGTACTCATCACAGTGGTCCAGGGCATGGGCATCGCGGTCGGACTCGAGTCCATGGCCAGCCCTACCGGCGCACCCGTCGTGCTACACGCAGGCTGGGCGTTCCGGCTTGTAACGGTCGTCACGCTCACCACCGGCACCGTGTTCATCATGTGGCTGGGCGAGCAGATCACCGAAAAGGGGCTGGGCAACGGCATCTCGTTGATCATCTTTGCAGGTATTGTGGCGGGTTTCCCGAAAGCCGCCTTCAACACCTTCCGGCTGCTGTCCACCGGTGAAATGACGCTCTTCGTGTTGCTGCTCATCTTGGCCGTGATGGTCGCCGTGCTGGCCTTCATCGTGTTCATGGAGCGTGCGCAGCGCAGGATTCCGATCCAGTACGCCAAGCGTATGATGGGCCGCAAGATGATGGGCGGGCAGACCACCCATCTGCCCCTGCGTGTGAACACTGCAGGCGTTATTCCGCCCATCTTTGCCTCGTCCATCCTGATGTTCCCGGCGACGCTGGCGCAGTTCTCCAATGTGGACTGGCTTTCGAGGATCGCGGCCTACTTCATGCCGCAGACCATTCTGTACTCGGTGCTCTTCGTAGCCATGATCGTGTTCTTCTGCTTCTTCTACACGGCGATCATCTTCGATCCGAAGGACATCGCCGAGAACCTGAAGAACCAGGGTGGTTTTATTCCCGGTATCCGGCCCGGCGTGCGGACCCAGGAGTACATAGACAAAGTGCTTACGCGCATTACCTTGTGGGGTGCGCTGTATATTTCGGCGATCTGCGTCCTGCCCATGTTGCTCATCCGTCAGGTCAACGTTCCCTTCTACTTTGGCGGCACCAGCTTGCTCATCGTAGTCGGCGTGGCCATGGATTTCATGGGTCAGATTCAGTCCTACCTCATATCGAGGCAGTATGAAGGGTTGATGCAGAAATCCCGTGGTCGCGGTCGGTAGTATCGCACCGCAGGAGTGTATGGTTCATTGAAGAAGTATCGCGGAGTGTTTCTTAAGAATTCGAGCGAAATTTCGCTCATGCGTGAAGCCAACCTCATTGTCTATGAGGTCCTGGATGCCCTGGAGGCAGCAGTCGAGCCTGGCGTCCCGACAATGGAGTTCGAAAAGATCGCCGTCGATATCTGTAAGAAACGAAAGGTGAAGCCCGCCTTCCTCGGGTACGGGGGATTCCCTTTCACTTTATGTTGCTCTGTGAACGAAGAGGTGGTACATGGCTTCCCTTCCTCTGAGCGCAAGCTCGTGGAGGGCGATATCGTGAGCTTCGATATGGGGGTCATCTACCAGGGCTTTTACGGCGATTCGGCGCGAACGGTTGCTGTCGGAACCATCGAGCCGGAGGTCCAGAAGCTCTTGGATGTGACGCGCGAATCGCTCATGAAGGGCATTGAGAAAGCCGTACCGGGCAATACGCTGTTCGATATCTCGGCAGCTGTTCAAGGGCACGTCCAATCCCACGGGTTCGACGTTGTCCGCCGTTTTGTGGGCCACGGCATCGGCCGCCGCCTGCACGAGAAGCCCGAGGTGCCCAACTTCGTGCCCAAGGGTCTGCCCGATATCCCGCTTAAGCCGGGTATGGTGCTGGCCATCGAGCCCATGGTGACTATGGGCTCACCGGATGTGGAAATTTTGTCGGACCAGTGGACCGCTGTCACCAAGGACCGCAGCCTCTCTGGTCATTTCGAGCACTCGGTTGCCCTGACCGATAACGGACCATACATCCTGAGTCGGCCGTAAGTCGGCGCAGGGCGACAAGGAAGCGAGGATAAAGGTCATGAAAGTCAGACCTTCTGTGAAGAAAATGTGTTCCAAGTGTAAGATCATCCGGCGCAACGGAGTGCTCAGGGTGATTTGTGAAAACCCCAGACACAAACAGCGTCAAGGGTAAGAGGGGTGTATCGTGGCTAGAATCGCCGGTATCGATCTGCCCAAGGCCAAACGGCTGGATGTCGCTCTGACCTATATTTACGGCATCGGCCGCACGACGGCTTTGGAGATTTTGGATACGACTGGTGTCGACTGGACAAAGACCACGGACGATCTGACGGCCGAGGAAGTCAACACCATCCGTAAGGAAATTGAAAGTAACCACAAGGTCGAGGGCGATCTGCGTCGCGATATCTCGGCCAATATCAAGCGGCTTATGGACATCGGCTGCTATCGCGGCCTGCGTCATCGCCGCGGACTGCCTGCGCGTGGGCAGCGTTCTCACACCAATGCCCGTACGCGCAAGGGGCCCCGCCGCTCCGTCGTGGGCAAGAAAAAGAAGTAACCGCCCGCTCGGAACTTCTGCGACAGTCAAGAGAGAAGAGATATGGCTCGACCGAAACGCACCGCCAAGAAAAGAGAAAAGAAGAATATCCCCGTGGGGGTGGCGCACATCCAGGCGACCTTCAACAACACCATCATCACCTTCACCGATACGAAGGGCAATGTGGTGAGTTGGGCGTCCGCCGGCGGCAGTGGCTTCAAGGGTTCCAGGAAGTCCACGCCGTTCGCCGCCCAGATGGCTGCTGAAAAGGCCGCCCGTGTGGCCCAGGACAACGGCATGCGCTCCGTCGGTATCTTTGTGAAAGGTCCCGGCTCCGGACGCGAGGCCGCCATGCGCGCCATCAACAATGTCGGCTTCAAGGTCACCTTCATTCGCGACGTGACCCCCATCCCCCACAACGGCTGCCGCCCCCCGAAACGGCGGCGCGTCTAGCCTGCATATTCTAGGAGGAATCAGGTGGCACGCTATAATGAGGCCAAATGCCGGTTGTGCCGGCGTGAAGGCATGAAATTATTCCTGAAGGGCGATCGCTGCTTCACGGACAAGTGCGCTTACGAGCGCCGTCCCTACGCTCCCGGCCATGCCGGTCGTATGCGCAAGAAGATGAGCGACTACGCCATTCAGCTGCGCGAGAAACAGAAAGTCCGCCGCATGTACGGAATTCTTGAGGACCAGTTCCGCAAGTACTTCCACCAGGCCGACATGATGAAGGGCGTCACCGGCGCCAACCTGCTCATTCTGCTTGAGCGCCGTCTGGACAACGTCATCTATCGCATGGGTTTTGCCAACTCCCGTGACCAGGCGCGCCAGCTCGTGCGCCACGGCGTCTTCCAGCTCAACGGCCGTAAGGCGAACATTCCGTCGCTTTCCTGCCGTCCTGGAGATGTGCTGACCGTGCGCGAGAAGAGCCGCAAGATCCCTGTGATCATGGAAGCGCAGGAAGTCATGGCGCGTCGTCCGCAGCCGGGCTGGCTGGAAGTGGATGGCGCCAACTTCAAGGGAACCGTGACGGGGCTGCCCACTCGCGAAGACATTCAGTTCCCGATCAATGAGCAGCTCATCGTCGAGCTGTACTCCAAATAGAACGCAGGATAGCTATGCTTATCAAGCAAGGCGAACGCCTCATCAACACGCGCAACTGGCAAGAGCTTGTCAAGCCGGAGCAGATCGTCCGCGATGCAAAGGGCGACACCAGCTATGGCAAGTTTGTTTGCGAGCCCCTGGAGCGCGGATTCGGCACGACGATAGGCAACGCCCTGCGCCGCGTTCTCCTGTCGTCGCTGCAGGGCGCGGCTCCGGTGGCTGTGAACATCGAGGGCGTACAACACGAGTTCACGACCATCCCGGGCGTCATCGAAGATGTGACGGACATCGTTCTGAACATCAAGGCCGTCCGGTTCGCCATGGCCTCCGAGGAACCGCAGCACATCCAGCTCACTGCCTCGGGCAAGGGCGTCGTCACCGCCGCCGCGATCAAGGAGAACCAGAACGTCGTCGTGCTCAATCCGGATCAACACATCGCCACGCTCTCGGAGGATGTCGACCTCAAGATCGACATCGAAGTCCGCATGGGCAAGGGCTACGTGCCGGCCGAGATGCACGAGGGCCTCTCGGAAGAGATCGGGCTGATCAAGCTCGACTCCTCTTTCTCCCCCGTGCGCAAGGTGGCGTACACCGTGGATCCCGCGCGTGTCGGCCAGATGACCAACTACGACAAGCTCATCCTCGAAGTCTGGACCGATGGCTCCATAACTCCCGAGGATTCCATCGCCTACTCCGCGAAGATCCTCAAGGAGCAGCTCTCCGTGTTCATCAACTTCGATGAGCACGTCTCCGAGGAAAAGCAGCGGTCCGGCAGCGCCCCCACCGACCTCAACGAGAGCCTCTTCAAGAGCATCGACGAGCTCGAACTCTCCGTTCGCGCCACCAACTGCCTGAAGAGCGCCAACATCTCGCTGGTGGGCGAGCTTGTGCAGAGAACCGAGAACGACATGCTGAAGACCAAGAACTTCGGCCGCAAATCCCTCGACGAGATCCGGCGCGTGCTCCACGACATGGGCCTCGAGTTCGGTCAGAAGATCGAGGGCTTCGAGCAGAGCTATCAAGAATGGCTTAAGAGGAAAGAGCACAATGAGGCATAATAAAAGCGGCAGACGACTGGGCCGTACCTGGGCGCATCGCAAGGCCATGTTCCGCAACATGGCGCGCTCCCTGGTTACGTACGGCCGCATCAAGACGACCGAGGCCAAGGCCAAGGAGCTTCGCTCCGTTGCCGACAAGCTCATCACCCTGGCTCTCCGCAACGATCTTCACGCCCGTCGCCAGGCGTACCGCGTGCTCGAGAACCATCAGCTCGTCAAGAAGCTCTTTGACGAGATCGGCCCGCGCTTTGTCGGCGTGAAGGGCGGCTACACCCGCGTGGTCAAGCTTGCCGTGCCCCGCGCCGGCGACTGTGCGCCCATGGCCGTGATCGAGTTCACCCGCACTGCCGGCGAAGAGCCCAAACCGGCCAAGAAGAAGCCGGCCAAGGCCGCCAAGCCCGCCGCTCCGACTCCCGAGGCCGCTCCGGCCGAGGAGGCCAAGGCGGAAGCTCCTGTAGAGGAAACCGCTGCCGAGGCTCCCGCAGAGGAAGCCGCGGCCGAGGAGGCAGCTCCCGAAGCCCCCGCCGAGGAACCGGCGGAAGGCGAGGAGCCCAAGGCTGAAGACAAGCCGGCCGAATAATCGCCCTCACATCTGCATGATCTTAAGGCAAGCTTCGGCTTGCCTTTTTTCTTTGTGGAACTTATTTGCAGAAGAACAAATATCTATGAGGGACATATGGATTTTCGACGACTTGAGGCGTTTTGCAAGGTCTATGAGCTGAGAAGCTTTTCCCGCGCCGCTGCGGAACTTTATCTCTCCCAGCCGACCATCAGCTCGCACGTGTCCACGCTGGAGCGCGAGCTCAAGGTGCGTCTTTTCGATCGTCTCGGTCGCGAAGTCCATCCCACGCCGGCCGGAGATATCCTCTACCGCCATGGCAAGGAGGCGTTCAGCTCCCTGAACCACGCGGCCGCCGAAATCCAACTTCTGCAGGACCGCGTTGCCGGCGATCTTTTCGTTGGCGGGTCGACCATACCGGCCAACTACTTTCTGCCGGCCATGCTGGCCAAGTTCAAGGAGATCTACCCGGACGTCAACCTGTCCCTGGCGCTTGGCGACTCCCTGGAGATCGTCAAACGCGTTGCTTCCGGCGATCTGCAGCTCGGCGTCGTGGGCGCCGAGGAGGACATTCCGGACCTTGCCTTCATCGAGCTGCTGCAGGATGAGCTGGTGATCATCGCCGCGCCGCAGGTTGCCGGCGACATGCGCAGCTGCAAGTACGAGGAGCTCCGGCAGTTCCCGTGGGTCATGCGTGAGCCGGGCTCCGGCACGCGCAAGGCTTTTGAGAAGAATCTGCAGCAGATCGGCGGCGATGTCGCCGACTTCAACATGGTGATGACGGTTGAGGGGACCCAGGCCATTCTTTCCTGTGTCAAATCCGGGG from Oceanidesulfovibrio marinus includes:
- the rplF gene encoding 50S ribosomal protein L6; its protein translation is MSRIGKLTIPVPSGVEVQFKDDEIHVKGPKGALTTPTHESVKYELEDGNIRVSRADESRLARAQHGLRRTLLANAIEGVSKGFEKSLEVIGVGYKVNVKGNTIELAVGYSHPVLMELPKGMEAKVEGNKLTIMGIDKQMVGEMAARIRRVREPEPYKGKGIKYTTETIRRKAGKSGGK
- the map gene encoding type I methionyl aminopeptidase, yielding MKKYRGVFLKNSSEISLMREANLIVYEVLDALEAAVEPGVPTMEFEKIAVDICKKRKVKPAFLGYGGFPFTLCCSVNEEVVHGFPSSERKLVEGDIVSFDMGVIYQGFYGDSARTVAVGTIEPEVQKLLDVTRESLMKGIEKAVPGNTLFDISAAVQGHVQSHGFDVVRRFVGHGIGRRLHEKPEVPNFVPKGLPDIPLKPGMVLAIEPMVTMGSPDVEILSDQWTAVTKDRSLSGHFEHSVALTDNGPYILSRP
- the rpsE gene encoding 30S ribosomal protein S5; its protein translation is METNDLGFIEKIVYLNRVAKVVKGGRRFSFSALVVVGDGQGSVGFGLGKAQEVPEAIRKATERARKDMVKVPLIDGTLPYEILGRYGAGRVLLKPASKGTGIIAGGPVRAVMEACGVSDILTKAIGTNNPHNVLHATMAGLSSLRNADEVGAIRGKELHTPRK
- the rpmD gene encoding 50S ribosomal protein L30, which produces MPTVTLKKSLIGCNPTQRRTLAAMGLRKIRQEKTLPDNKSTWGMIETVKHLVEVKES
- the secY gene encoding preprotein translocase subunit SecY, whose translation is MALSGVENLARLPELRKKLFWTFLLLAVYRVGIHVPVPGVDVSALQEFFASAQNTLFGLFDMFSGGGLRNLSIFALGIMPYISASIIIQLLTVASPELKRLQKEEGEAGRKKITQYTRYGTVLITVVQGMGIAVGLESMASPTGAPVVLHAGWAFRLVTVVTLTTGTVFIMWLGEQITEKGLGNGISLIIFAGIVAGFPKAAFNTFRLLSTGEMTLFVLLLILAVMVAVLAFIVFMERAQRRIPIQYAKRMMGRKMMGGQTTHLPLRVNTAGVIPPIFASSILMFPATLAQFSNVDWLSRIAAYFMPQTILYSVLFVAMIVFFCFFYTAIIFDPKDIAENLKNQGGFIPGIRPGVRTQEYIDKVLTRITLWGALYISAICVLPMLLIRQVNVPFYFGGTSLLIVVGVAMDFMGQIQSYLISRQYEGLMQKSRGRGR
- the rpsK gene encoding 30S ribosomal protein S11, which translates into the protein MARPKRTAKKREKKNIPVGVAHIQATFNNTIITFTDTKGNVVSWASAGGSGFKGSRKSTPFAAQMAAEKAARVAQDNGMRSVGIFVKGPGSGREAAMRAINNVGFKVTFIRDVTPIPHNGCRPPKRRRV
- the rpsD gene encoding 30S ribosomal protein S4; this encodes MARYNEAKCRLCRREGMKLFLKGDRCFTDKCAYERRPYAPGHAGRMRKKMSDYAIQLREKQKVRRMYGILEDQFRKYFHQADMMKGVTGANLLILLERRLDNVIYRMGFANSRDQARQLVRHGVFQLNGRKANIPSLSCRPGDVLTVREKSRKIPVIMEAQEVMARRPQPGWLEVDGANFKGTVTGLPTREDIQFPINEQLIVELYSK
- the rplO gene encoding 50S ribosomal protein L15: MKLNDLYPFPEERKNRKRVGRGSASGWGCTSGKGNKGQNSRAGGGVRPGFEGGQMPLNRRLPKRGFKNPFRTEYAPVNLDDLIQAFEGQSAITVEDIYAKGLCKKDMPVKVLGRGEVSAAVTVEAHRFSASAAEKIAKAGGSAKSLEGQSVEPNAAAGGEE
- the rpsH gene encoding 30S ribosomal protein S8, which gives rise to MNISDPVSDMLARIRNAFHALHKDVAVPRSRMKEAIAAILQDEGYIEGFTTDERTITLELKYVGGKPAVAGLKKISKPGRRVYVPATDIPRVQNGLGICILSTSKGLLAGQKATEAHVGGEVLCEIW
- a CDS encoding DNA-directed RNA polymerase subunit alpha, with translation MLIKQGERLINTRNWQELVKPEQIVRDAKGDTSYGKFVCEPLERGFGTTIGNALRRVLLSSLQGAAPVAVNIEGVQHEFTTIPGVIEDVTDIVLNIKAVRFAMASEEPQHIQLTASGKGVVTAAAIKENQNVVVLNPDQHIATLSEDVDLKIDIEVRMGKGYVPAEMHEGLSEEIGLIKLDSSFSPVRKVAYTVDPARVGQMTNYDKLILEVWTDGSITPEDSIAYSAKILKEQLSVFINFDEHVSEEKQRSGSAPTDLNESLFKSIDELELSVRATNCLKSANISLVGELVQRTENDMLKTKNFGRKSLDEIRRVLHDMGLEFGQKIEGFEQSYQEWLKRKEHNEA
- the rpmJ gene encoding 50S ribosomal protein L36; amino-acid sequence: MKVRPSVKKMCSKCKIIRRNGVLRVICENPRHKQRQG
- the rpsM gene encoding 30S ribosomal protein S13, yielding MARIAGIDLPKAKRLDVALTYIYGIGRTTALEILDTTGVDWTKTTDDLTAEEVNTIRKEIESNHKVEGDLRRDISANIKRLMDIGCYRGLRHRRGLPARGQRSHTNARTRKGPRRSVVGKKKK
- a CDS encoding selenium metabolism-associated LysR family transcriptional regulator; translation: MDFRRLEAFCKVYELRSFSRAAAELYLSQPTISSHVSTLERELKVRLFDRLGREVHPTPAGDILYRHGKEAFSSLNHAAAEIQLLQDRVAGDLFVGGSTIPANYFLPAMLAKFKEIYPDVNLSLALGDSLEIVKRVASGDLQLGVVGAEEDIPDLAFIELLQDELVIIAAPQVAGDMRSCKYEELRQFPWVMREPGSGTRKAFEKNLQQIGGDVADFNMVMTVEGTQAILSCVKSGVGLSIVSKLAADSLLQSGEVVRIECPDLAEIRRHFYCVYHERRHYFPAVRYFMAFLNEECGQQVTMTDDDSAAA
- the rplR gene encoding 50S ribosomal protein L18; translated protein: MKLSKEQARRRRKMRIRKKIRGTSERPRLVVFRSNSSIYAQLVDDNAGATIAASSSLSLGKAKGESMKANKDSAAEVGKDIARLAKEHNIEEVVFDRNGYIYHGRVKSLADGAREGGLKF